A genomic region of Arachis hypogaea cultivar Tifrunner chromosome 5, arahy.Tifrunner.gnm2.J5K5, whole genome shotgun sequence contains the following coding sequences:
- the LOC140184735 gene encoding uncharacterized protein, protein MLEVLFRVAGRDSCSSSSTTMATTSKVLCRLSCRVKLLSHVKLPKLPSSSSSLSPSAPRITRTTSRLPVELGSIGSMMPLHNAVASARLVSSLCITSQTWCLVPQGISMPL, encoded by the exons ATGCTGGAGGTTTTGTTTAGAGTTGCAGGCAGAGATAGTTGTAGCTCATCTTCAACAACGATGGCAACAACCTCAAAGGTATTGTGCAGGTTGTCATGTCGAGTGAAGCTTCTGTCTCATGTTAAGCTCCCCAAGTTACCATCATCttcctcttcactctctcccTCTGCACCACGCATTACTCGCACCACTTCACG GTTACCGGTGGAGTTGGGTAGCATTGGATCGATGATGCCGTTGCATAATGCGGTAGCTTCAGCTCGATTAGTATCAAGTTTGTGCATTACATCTCAGACTTGGTGTTTAGTTCCTCAAG GTATTTCCATGCCTTTATGA